The following proteins are encoded in a genomic region of Nomascus leucogenys isolate Asia chromosome 17, Asia_NLE_v1, whole genome shotgun sequence:
- the MIA gene encoding melanoma-derived growth regulatory protein, translating to MAWSLVFLGVIILLSAFSGPGVRGGPMPKLADRKLCADQECSHPISMAVALQDYVAPDCRFLTIHRGQVVYVFSKLKGRGRLFWGGSVQGDYYGDLAARLGYFPSSIVREDQTLKPGKVNVKTDKWDFYCQ from the exons ATGGCCTGGTCCCTGGTGTTCCTCGGTGTCATCATCTTGCTGTCTGCCTTCTCCGGACCTGGTGTCAGGGGTGGCCCCATGCCCAAGCTGGCTGACCGGAAGCTGTGTGCGGACCAGGAGTGCAGCC ACCCTATCTCCATGGCTGTAGCCCTTCAGGACTACGTGGCCCCCGACTGCCGATTCCTGACCATTCACCGGGGCCAAGTGGTGTATGTCTTCTCCAAGCTGAAGGGCCGTGGGCGGCTCTTCTGGGGAGGCAGC GTTCAGGGAGATTACTATGGAGATCTGGCCGCTCGCCTGGGCTATTTCCCCAGTAGCATTGTCCGAGAGGACCAGACCCTGAAACCTGGCAAAGTCAATGTGAAGACAGAC aaATGGGATTTCTACTGCCAGTGA
- the RAB4B gene encoding ras-related protein Rab-4B isoform X1: MAETYDFLFKFLVIGSAGTGKSCLLHQFIENKFKQDSNHTIGVEFGSRVVNVGGKTVKLQIWDTAGQERFRSVTRSYYRGAAGALLVYDITSRETYNSLAAWLTDARTLASPNIVVILCGNKKDLDPEREVTFLEASRFAQENELMFLETSALTGENVEEAFLKCARTILNKIDSGELDPERMGSGIQYGDASLRQLRQPRSAQAVAPQPCGC; this comes from the exons ATGGCCGAGACCTACG ACTTCCTCTTCAAATTCCTGGTGATTGGCAGTGCAGGAACTGGCAAATCATGTCTCCTTCATCAGTTCATTGAGAATAAGT TCAAACAGGACTCCAACCACACAATCGGCGTGGAGTTTGGATCCCGGGTGGTCAACGTGGGTGGGAAGACTGTGAAGCTACAGATTTGGGACACGGCTGGCCAGGAGCGGTTTCG GTCAGTGACGCGGAGTTATTACCGAGGGGCGGCTGGAGCCCTGCTGGTGTACGACATCACCAG CCGGGAGACGTACAACTCACTGGCTGCCTGGCTGACGGATGCCCGCACCCTGGCCAGCCCCAACATCGTGGTCATCCTCTGTGGCAACAAGAAGGACCTGGACCCTGAGCGAGAGGTCACATTCCTGGAGGCCTCCCGCTTTGCCCAGGAGAATG AGCTGATGTTCCTGGAGACCAGCGCTCTCACAGGCGAGAACGTGGAGGAGGCATTCCTCAAGTGTGCCCGCACTATCCTCAACAAGATTGACTCAG GCGAGCTAGACCCGGAGAGGATGGGCTCCGGCATTCAGTACGGGGATGCGTCCCTCCGCCAGCTTCGGCAGCCTCGGAGCGCCCAGGCCGTGGCCCCTCAGCCGTGTGGCTGCTGA
- the RAB4B gene encoding ras-related protein Rab-4B isoform X2: protein MAETYDFLFKFLVIGSAGTGKSCLLHQFIENKFKQDSNHTIGVEFGSRVVNVGGKTVKLQIWDTAGQERFRRETYNSLAAWLTDARTLASPNIVVILCGNKKDLDPEREVTFLEASRFAQENELMFLETSALTGENVEEAFLKCARTILNKIDSGELDPERMGSGIQYGDASLRQLRQPRSAQAVAPQPCGC from the exons ATGGCCGAGACCTACG ACTTCCTCTTCAAATTCCTGGTGATTGGCAGTGCAGGAACTGGCAAATCATGTCTCCTTCATCAGTTCATTGAGAATAAGT TCAAACAGGACTCCAACCACACAATCGGCGTGGAGTTTGGATCCCGGGTGGTCAACGTGGGTGGGAAGACTGTGAAGCTACAGATTTGGGACACGGCTGGCCAGGAGCGGTTTCG CCGGGAGACGTACAACTCACTGGCTGCCTGGCTGACGGATGCCCGCACCCTGGCCAGCCCCAACATCGTGGTCATCCTCTGTGGCAACAAGAAGGACCTGGACCCTGAGCGAGAGGTCACATTCCTGGAGGCCTCCCGCTTTGCCCAGGAGAATG AGCTGATGTTCCTGGAGACCAGCGCTCTCACAGGCGAGAACGTGGAGGAGGCATTCCTCAAGTGTGCCCGCACTATCCTCAACAAGATTGACTCAG GCGAGCTAGACCCGGAGAGGATGGGCTCCGGCATTCAGTACGGGGATGCGTCCCTCCGCCAGCTTCGGCAGCCTCGGAGCGCCCAGGCCGTGGCCCCTCAGCCGTGTGGCTGCTGA
- the EGLN2 gene encoding egl nine homolog 2, protein MDSPCQPQPLSQALPQLPGSSSEPLEPEPGRARMGVESYLPCPLLPSYHCPGVPSEASAGSGTPRATATSTTASPLRDGFGGQDGGELRPLQSEGAAALVTKGCQRLAAQGARPEAPKRKWAEDGGDAPSPSKRPWARQENQEAEREGGMSCGCSSGSGEASAGLMEEALPSAPERLALDYIVPCMRYYGICVKDSFLGAALGGRVLAEVEALKRGGRLRDGQLVSQRAIPPRSIRGDQIAWVEGHEPGCRSIGALMAHVDAVIRHCAGRLGSYVINGRTKAMVACYPGNGLGYVRHVDNPHGDGRCITCIYYLNQNWDVKVHGGLLQIFPEGRPVVANIEPLFDRLLIFWSDRRNPHEVKPAYATRYAITVWYFDAKERAAAKDKYQLASGQKGVQVPVSQPPTPT, encoded by the exons ATGGACAGCCCGTGCCAGCCGCAGCCCCTAAGTCAGGCTCTCCCTCAGTTACCAGGGTCTTCGTCAGAGCCCTTGGAGCCTGAGCCTGGCCGGGCCAGGATGGGAGTGGAGAGTTACCTGCCCTGTCCCCTACTCCCCTCTTATCACTGTCCGGGAGTGCCTAGTGAGGCCTCGGCGGGGAGTGGGACTCCCAGAGCCACAGCCACCTCTACCACTGCCAGCCCCCTTCGGGACGGTTTTGGCGGGCAGGATGGTGGTGAGCTGCGGCCGCTGCAGAGTGAAGGCGCTGCAGCGCTGGTCACCAAGGGGTGCCAGCGATTGGCAGCCCAGGGCGCCCGGCCTGAGGCCCCCAAACGGAAATGGGCCGAGGATGGTGGGGATGCCCCTTCACCCAGCAAGCGGCCCTGGGCCAGGCAAgagaaccaggaggcagagcggGAGGGTGGCATGAGCTGCGGCTgcagcagtggcagtggtgaGGCCAGTGCTGGGCTGATGGAGGAGGCGCTGCCCTCTGCGCCCGAGCGCCTTGCCCTGGACTATATCGTGCCCTGCATGCGGTACTACGGCATCTGCGTCAAGGACAGCTTCCTGGGGGCAGCACTGGGCGGCCGCGTGCTGGCCGAGGTGGAGGCCCTCAAACGGGGTGGGCGCCTGCGAGACGGGCAGCTAGTGAGCCAGCGGGCGATCCCGCCGCGCAGTATCCGTGGGGACCAGATTGCCTGGGTGGAAGGCCATGAACCAGGCTGCCGAAGCATTGGTGCCCTCATGGCCCACGTGGACGCCGTCATCCGCCACTGCGCAGGGCGGCTGGGCAGCTATGTCATCAACGGGCGCACCAAG GCCATGGTGGCGTGTTACCCAGGCAACGGGCTCGGGTACGTAAGGCACGTTGACAATCCCCACGGCGATGGGCGCTGCATCACCTGTATCTATTACCTGAATCAGAACTGGGACGTTAAG GTGCATGGCGGCCTGCTGCAGATCTTCCCTGAGGGCCGGCCCGTGGTAGCCAACATCGAGCCACTCTTTGACCGGTTGCTCATTTTCTGGTCTGACCGGCGGAACCCCCACGAGGTGAAGCCAGCCTATGCCACCAG GTACGCCATCACTGTCTGGTATTTTGATGCCAAGGAGCGGGCAGCAGCCAAAGACAAGTATCAGCTAG CATCAGGACAGAAAGGAGTCCAAGTACCTGTATCACAGCCGCCTACGCCCACCTAG